Within Bactrocera oleae isolate idBacOlea1 chromosome 6, idBacOlea1, whole genome shotgun sequence, the genomic segment GTCCTGTCGTTTTCTGCTAGCCTTCAGGTGTCACTTTCCATCCATCAAGCATTTCTTTTGTGCGCTCACTGCCCGCTGTAGGTGTGAATCGCGTAATTTAGGGTTATCAAAAGGTGTTTCCTAGCATTGCTGGGTCATTTAATTTAGCCCTTGTGGCAACAATTGCTCTTTGGTATTGCCAAAAGTGCACCACTTTAACCATAATGATACGATGAAAATGTTGATCTGGCATTCAACCTAATTGTATACAGTCGTTAGTGTTTATTACTTATAAACAATTTACAGTTCACACTCGAATAACTGGTTTGCTTTGAGGCTATTACTACTGAAAGGCAAAAACCTTCTAGAAAGTTTCAAATTTGATAGAGTTATTCTTAAGTGTAAGCACTGCCAAGGTCCTTGCATAAAAAAGCTGTCTGaaaaacccaaaaataaaatattttaaaaaaatatatatttactcaaGGCACCGAACAGAATTACAAGGCAACTTAAAGGCTTGATGATTGCTTTTCAATTTGAACTAGTCAGACTACAACTTCTCCCGACGACCGACCATAAACCTAAGCgctgatatacatatgtctataatCATTTAATGCTTTAACCTTACGAACATATGTACGTAACTACTTCTTTGTGATCGCAAACGAAAGCTCTCTGAGCTAGAAGGTATTAAACTTCTTAAACCTTGGTCTTCTACGGTTTTCATCGTTACGCTGAAGGTATCTAAGAAGACTTCAATCTGATCTCATTTTCAACCAATCTTAATTGTTTGAATTTACATTGACGGTATTGACCTCAATAAACCTTCGTCTTCTACTCGGTATTCATCGCGACGCTGAAGAAACagaccgaaaaacatcaatctgaTCTCATGTTCAGCCGCAGAGAGTATATGTAGTTCtcaattatttgaatttaaatgaatttgaattttaagtGACGTCCTCAAACCTTCGTCTTGTGCGGTTCAGCGCTATTTCGAAGTAAACTAAAAAGACTTCGGACTGATCTCATATTCAACCGTAAGGGTATAGTTCGCTtgaattttaattgcaatttttgtgttttaaatccAAATTTGTACCCCTTGCGAATGCTATAGCTAAGTTAGCTCAGGTTACGTTGGATTAGGTTATTTTATGTTAGGACAGATTAGATTTGTATACCCTAAAAGcggtaaaaaagttaaaaagataaaaatacgTCATATTAGTGACAATAGATCTTGCTCTACTCAGACTAAAATCAAATAAGTATCTAAGGTCTTACTAAATAGGTTCACAAAAGCACCAAAGCTTCATTACCGGAGTCTAAAAAGTTGCAGAGTTACTGTCcttaatatatatcaaaaaaattgtatgtggaACTATAAACTTAGTAACTTATGACTCCATTACACAGAGTAAAcgaaataattaatgaaaatagtTGAAGAAATAGAGGAACTCGCTTAACTCTGACTGAAATTGTCGACAGTTTCTATTGATGATTTTAAACAGACAAGTCgaattatttatacttatatttgtcCACTGCATACCACGACTAACTTTGAATCAGATATAGTGAGTACAAGGTACAGCAATATTCCACTAAGCGTGCCCTGAGAATCTGACCAGTGCTAAGATCGTCAGAGAAGCTAACTTGTGAACTCTCTGCCCCATATTTCTCTTTCAGCTTTAGCCGAAATTCTTTCCGGAAAATTAAAAAGTAGACCTGTCAAAGAGATGATTCGTAGATCGAAAGCGAAATTAGTCTTGTAGCAGAGTCACCCTGAATTTTCGGAGCATTGCTCCGTCTGCTAACTTGAGATTTTCTAGCGAAAAATTTCCAGAGTACAGTCAGAAAGTCAGATGAACTATTGACACCCCTAATCTCAGCATCCACTATTGTGGAgcttatgtatttaaaaataatattaataatggcCAAAAAGCTTTTTGAGCTTCGTATTTAACCTCtacattatttatgtataaatttgcCCTTCACATGACTATTGATTAACTATACatttaatagtaataatttacAACATTGACTTTCATTTACAGAATTTTCTCGCCGCCAACGCACAATGTTGGTGGAATGCCCCACTCACCGCCGCAACACGTGCGCTCAAATATGCCGGTCATGTAGCGCCCGGCATGCTATTGGTGACAGCCGAACCATGCGCACTGGAAGTGCTACGCGGTGCCTATGCGCGTAGCGTGCTGAAACCACCGGCGACTTATGTCATCAGCTCAGTCGGTAAGTGAAAGAATGCATTATCATAGAAGTTGCGTATAATTACCATTAACTTGATCTATACCAGACACATTTTTAAGGTGTGAACTCGTAAAGTActctgaacaatatttaaaaatgagtTATTTACAAATCTCTGCAATAAAAAGATTCTGAAGCATAAGTACATACACCTGAAGACACATTGAAACCATTATTGTATAGGCGCACTACTCCCGGAATCATTTTgtcttgcaaaaaaaaaaaaaaagggtcTTGCTGAAAGAAACTTAATCCCTATATAAGCTCTTGTCATACTCTAAACAGGGTTTACCATGAGTATCtgtaaaacccagaaggaaacgtataatacaatataaattaacagcgtgacgagctgagtcgattaagctatgcccgtctgtccgtccgtctgtatatacgtgaactaggccctcactttttgagatatcaatttgaaaatttgcacacttCTTTTTCTGCCCAGCAacttgctcatttgtcgaaagcgCCCTTAtcgaaacactatagcatatagctgccacacaaactaatCTACAAAAATCtggtgcttgtatggaaaactcttttatttgacaagatatatgcatgaaattttacatagattattgtctaaaacAACGCTACAGCCTCCAAAtatattgtttaaatcgaaccattATAGCTACCACAATCCCAGCAATATCATAAATGATATCAAAACCGATTACAAATTGCCTAAATTGAATCTCGATCGATTTGATTTATTTACAAAGTTACCAATCAACTAGCTGTCAAAATTACAATGTCAATAATGAAACGAAagcaaaagcaaagcaaaacaaaGAAGATAACAAATAGTAAAATGAAATCGTAAAGAGTGCCGCGCTACAATCGGTCGCTGCCTTTGAGGCCTGTTGAATATTTATTGCAAGCAACAGCTTCGCTTGCATACATTTAGACTTGTAAATTATAAATGGTtaattaaagcaacaacaagcggCGATGTTTACAATTTACGATTTATAAAGACAGCAAAACGGCAGCTGGCGAGCAACACAACAATAACGATAACGAAGCGAAGAGTGGACGTCGACAGTGGTTGCAACAGCAATTACAACAGCAACTACAGCattattgttgttaaaaatagcagcaacaacaactagtgAATGCAGACAGCTTAGCGCTTGCCAATCCAAACACAAACACTTTGTGGCCATGAACTTGTCCATGACTCTTACCCATTGACCATTTTTCGCCAGCCAATTGCAATCATAATTAAATTCAAGCAATAAATGTTGCCGCCAATGTACAAGAAGTTGCACTTACACACATAACATACTtgaatacatatattgtaactatataGAAATAAGTAAGGGGTGGTACATAAGGTGCATTCTAccttaaatatgcaaaaaaaaaatttaaattttttaatcaaacggTTTAAAGACTTAGTGATAGTGCGCACAATATCTCACGAATATGTTACTCGGTAGTCGTTTCTTCTTCGGGCTACTCTGCTCTCCTCATAGTGATCGTTTTggccttatataatattattgtcagGATTGGGTTTATCGGTATTTGTGTTAACGGTTTAAATCGGCAAACTTTTCTACTTCGTGATTACTCGGCTTTCCACAAATTAGTCTTTGTGAAGGTCTTGCCCTTATATGGTATAATGATATTATAATGAATAGGTTCATCATTATTCCTGTTAACGGTCCGAATCGGTAATCGTATATTCCTAGTTGGAACTCGGCTCTTCAAAAACAGGTCTTAGTCGTAGTTTTGCTTTATATAATGTTATTATCATGtctattcatatatttatcGGGATTCGTGTGAACGGCTCGAATCGGTAATCGTTTCTTCTTCGCTCCATATCGGCTCTGCACAAAATCAGTTACGGTCTTAAAGCGCGGTCCTGTGACGACTAAAATTCGGTTATAGCATATGTGGTGTGGTAAGCAATGtttaccaaaataaaaattattgggtTTATATTCTCTGTAAGACTCAACATAGACCAAAAGAGTTCCCAGAGTTCTTTGAATATTTGCCGCAGCTAAAAGCTGTTACTCCCCGAATACTCCAGTATTAAGGTATATATCCCAATCTGGACCACCTTGTGCACATATAATGCCACGAAGTGCCGTCGACATTGTCGTTACCTCTCTTTTCCGTTTCGACTGTCCGTTGCGGCAACAAGTTAATTAAGTTTTCTACACTTATTCGACCAAAACGGTTAACGAATTTCTTCGAATGCATTTAAATGCTATTTTTCTTGTCTGCTAATATTTCccagtatttcgaaaaaaaattctgtaaCCTGTGAACACtagatattttttctttttgtttttcaaatttgttttcattttgctAAGACAGCATATGCCACAAGTCACTCACCAATTGGCTGACATTCATATCATCCAAATTTCAAGTGTAACACAAGACAAATAAAtttgcagtaaaaaaaaaacagcaaatccgccaaaaaaaaagaatttggaAAACTGACAAAATTCCGTTGCTCATTTGACGTAGGCCGATCATGAGATCCACCGCTGCGGCTGCGACGAATACGAAAAAACCGAATCCGCTGCAAGATGACGATCTCTCCGAGTTAACCAAAAGGGAAATACTCTTTTGGGCGCGCAAACTCAAACTATCGCCATCGGAGCTATTTACGCTCTCCAAGCATGAACTCGAGTATCATCTAGAACGAGCACAGCAAGAGGATCTTTACGAGGAACAGCGACAAAACCAATATGCGAAATGGGAAATGCTGTCGGAGATGAAGCGTTTTTTGCTCGAAGAGCAACATAAGGAACGTTTAAGAGGCGGAGGAACTGGAGCTACACCGAATCGTCGCACAATTTGGGATATTTTATGCACAGCTGTTAGCGAAATCGAATCTATGTACGCCCATAGGGCAGCGTATACGGATAGTAGCGCTGACTCAAGTCCATACTCGGATACTGGTGGCTCTAGTAGTTATGCAACGTCAACATTCGAGGGTTTTGAGACGCCACATGTGCCGAATATGTGTTCGACCATGTATGAAATGCATCCTGAAGACTCACAATGTACGCCGCCAGATTTTCCCTCCACATTTACGGCCACACCAATCAGTTGTGGGAGATCTCAGCAAGGTAATGTCAGGCAATCGCGACCAATGAACGCCACCTACAATATGAATACGGCAAATGCAACGTATAATGCGTGCGCCACGCGGAATGCGAGTAGAAGTCCAAAGCGTGGTGGCGTGCCGAATGCAACATACAATGCCTGCGCGCCTCATAATGTCACCTATAGTATGCCACTTGCTTCAAATGACATCTACAGGAACGCATGCCCGGCGAGGAATACAACTTACAATGTGCCAAGTGGTGCAAATGCCACATATGACGTATGTAGAGCGCAAGCCGCGAACGCTACCTATAATGTGCCGAGTAACGCACCAAATGCTACCTACAACGTATCGCGTTACGCGCCGAATGCTACCTATAATGTACCGCGTTCCGCGCCGAATGCTACCTACAATATACCGAGTTGTCCAGCAAATACTACCTATAATGTGCCGCGTTCCGCGCCGAATGCTACCTACAATATACCGAGTTGTCCAGCAAATACGACCTATAATGTACAGCGTTGCGCGCCGAATGCCACCTACAATGTATCACGGCCCACACCAAATGCCACATTTAATGTGCCACGTTGCGCACTGAATGCCACATACAATGTACCACAAGCTCGTACCGCCACACGTGCTGCGTGTCCTAATGCAACGTTTAATGTGTCGCGTGGCGGCAATCGCACTTTCAACACCACAATGCCGCGCGGTAATGTTACTTTTAATGTTTGCCCGCCTCCGGGTGGTGCCGGTGCAACACCGAGTTTCCGTCCAAATCCCGCAATGGCATCCACACCAAAGAACTGCCCACGCACTGGTCAACCTCCATATTTTCGCAACTATACCGATTATTGGTTGACACTCTCGGGTTTGGGCATCGCCGAAGCGTCACAGAGTGTGTCATATGACATGTTTAGTGACAACAAGAGTATGGTGCGCGCTGCAGCGCGTACCTACTCCATACCTCATCGTAGTAAGTCTTGTCCGCCAATTGGGCGTACGAATAGTCCACAGTTCGGCTACAGTTCAGGCGATAGTATACCATGCCCACGTGGCGCTGCGCGTGCAGCCTCACCTATGCGCTGCTCTTCGCCAGTTCAGGCAATAGCGGCAGTTAATTACGGTATGTCGCCAGTAGGCCGTCCGACAGGTGATCGCTCGTATGGCAGCCCGCGTCGGTTGTGTCAACGCAATACGAACAATGGCTTTTGCGATTGCGCACATCGTTCACGAAGTGTACCGCCACGTTGCTGTTTATAAGTCGGGCTTAAAGACGTATCGGGCAGACTTGCTGAagctgaaattattatatacctttattgtattttgtaaataactctatttttttagaaataaaaaccCACTTAAATGGTCCTCATGTACAAAAAATACtagtaatatatttatgttttaatttggACTTGAGTTTTGGAGTActaatttttcttttcgaaaatatttagctTGTATGGTATATGTTTGGAGGCGGTAGCATATTTTGGACTATCCCATAAATTTAACTGGATTTCAGCTAAATCAATGTGCGATATTTCCGGCGAACTCCCTACAATTTGTTCTTTGTACCAAACATTTATTCACGTCTTAGCTAGGGGATTTTCTGTAGCTTTAGGTTACTTCATAAGTTCACATTTTATGAGGCCTTAAGTTAGGTTGGGTTAGACTGGCTGGCTGTCACGCCATACCTAGACCTGCTGGTTTTTAGTAATGCCGTATTGAGGATCAGTTTAATTTGAGCTAAGGTATTCGTCATACAGGACGTCAATGTTTTTTGCGATCTTTAAGAGCGACTTGATAGGTAACTTTGATACTTCATCTAGTCCGTTGAACTGTGAAGCTTCTGGATATTTAAGACGAATTCAAAATAAGGCTGAACAGAAGCATAGAAGGTATTCCAGAGTCTGAGTAAAAAAAGTGTGAGTGCTTTCCTTCGGGGCTCTTGCACATGATCTTTGCAATCCCGCATGTCCTTAAGGCATTCCATCTCCCCCTGATTCGTTTAGCAGCCCTTTTGGAAAATTTCATTGTGTATCGTTTTTAGCGACTTACGTCGTTTTTCTGTACTACAATATGTTGGTAGTCAGGCGGATGATACTTATAGCAATCTCATCAACTATTTCGTTCCTTGGAATTCTTTTGTGGCCTGGAACAAAGTATATTTGCGGCCGCTTTTTTGCCCGCAAAGACTTCCGGCAAGATACTGCAGTATTCCGGAAGCATGAAAGGTCAACTAAGATCCAGCTTCGAATAATAGATTCCGGCGACCAATCCATTAGCCATTTTTGATCCGTCTGTGTAGATGTTGTAAGTTCCGCTGGCGAGTTGTATGCTCCTTCTTCTTATAGTAAAACTTGAAGCCTTCTCTTCCAAATATAGCGGAAGGGTGTGTGGTCTATTTTATTCACCAACCCCCTGAATATTGAGCTATGCCCGAAGGTCCTTGTGTGAATTCACCTAATGCCGCCAATCTTGTAGCTGATTTCTCTAAAAAGGTTTCCACTGCAATGTCGAATGATGGTAGGTTGAGTAACCTTTCTAGTGCACCCATTGGTTTGGTTCTTAACGCTCCCGTTATACTTATTGAGAGAACAACGAGCCGATGTATCCGCTCCAACGGTCTTATCAAtcactataaaatattaattaacacGTTCGCACATTCGCTCAGAAATCACTGTGCTATATGGGCTTAAAATCCCctagaaaataataatgttatggATCGGAGATGAATAATAAACTTGGACTTCGTGAGCTATACTTTTCATTTTGATGTAGATTACTTGATCACACGAAGATAGATGAAAGAAACCGAAATAGAAAAGAGCATTTGGTTTAACTTGTGCTATGTAATAGAAAATTATGTAGAGTTTAGACCCCTACTGCAAAGTCCTCATTAGGCTAGGTTAGATTTCGGGCCTTATCCAGTGATGGAAATCTCACTTGAACAGCTATAAAACCGGACATTCAAGATGTTTGAACTTAAGTCTAGTGAATACTCAACAATAGTGGAGAAACTGTCGAGACCATTTTTTGAATCCTTTTTTGGCAAtaatttggtaaaaaatttaaaaaaaccccAGGTTTTTATTTTACTACGATTTCAAGATTGTTATGATAATTTTTACAGTCAggattcagaaaaaaaaaaataaaataaaccaaaaaaatataaatatcaacgaaggaaaatttgtgaaaattgcacaaatgcaacaaatttatataagttaaaAGATTGGAACCACACATACACCGTAAGCCAATATATAGTAGAGATATACACTGAGGGTCTAGTATGTGTACGCCACAAGATGATACgaaattatataggtatataaatagaAACACCCATAAATAGCCATTTGTCAGCGAATGTTGCAAGTTATGCGGCTGAAATGAACCCGCTTCCAACTCTGACAGTGACGCTGACAGTTGCTAACTCTTTTTTGGTGTATTAATATACCCTGATCAGTGTGACGAACTGAGTAGATTTAGCAATGCCCGTATATTccttagtttttgaggtatcaatatgaaattttgcacacgtcggtttctcacaaagaagctgctcagttTTTGGatccgtcgatatcggaccactatagcatatagctgctatacaaagtgaacgatcaCACTCAAGtttctgtatggaaaacttttttatttgactagatatcttcacgatttttggcatatactcgtattattgtccaaggcaacgctacaatctccgaggATATTATGAAGGTCgtagcactatagcatatagctgtcatacaaactgaccggtcaaaatCGCGATAACGAACTCTTTATACCTTTtgatgctataagaaatgcacctgttaaGGGTATTCTTGTTTCTACCAgccgaaattaacattttttcatatatttttgttataagtcCAAAATCTGTTCGCCCAAAAATGCATTAACAATTTAAACTGTCCACAAAACATTGGCCTTAAATTAGCATGAACGCAACAGTGCAGCATTTGTCTAGCCCGCTAGTAAACAGCTTGTGACACAAAATACAAGCGAACCAACAAAAACTACAGAGATGCATGTGGCAAGTTTCGGCAGACACTTTTACAACTTTGTTGCATTTGCTCTTACATAACTCAGTATCAGTTTATTCTAATTCTAAGCAAAAGCacaaataaaattcttataaatatgtgttattgttgttcatGTTGCCGCTGTTGCACTGTTCCACAGCGTGTCGTGCATTAGTTGCGCCTCGTCGAGTATTCAGTTGCAGCAAATGCCACAGCGCTAAATGGTCTGTTGCAAAGGAATTTCATGGCTTCTTATTTATCTAATGCTCCCCAAAGTATATATgtttgcgtatgtgtgtgtcacataaaattattgttgtacaaaaatattCGGAGAATTTCTACAAAAGTCGCATTGCAGTGTTAATTTGTCTAAATCAGTGTGGAATTCGTTAATAGCAATGGCATTTAAGTGAAAAACTATCATCTTAGGGTCGTTCAATAAATACTTGAGAGAGCTTGGGGTatcaaaaattagtattttttatttgaaaacagtttttgttgaattgcaGAGAGGGGCTATCTGTCATTTGAACGCTGACGACATGTTTTTtgcttgtaaaatatttaattatgtctTGCTTATGTTAGGAATGCCTAGGATCGAGCGAAGGGTATTGAGGACTTCATTATTTGGCTTAAAAGTGATAGGAATAATTCTgtttcacacaaatacatacatatgtatatatttttgttcgaGCAATGCGGTATGTAGGTCTCAATTTATGGTGTGTAGCTTTTTGAATGAAGCTGTATCAATTTTAGTGCTAAATGAAATTGGCTTGTCGACGCAAATGCTATTcataagaagaaataaaaataacacaacCACTCCAACGTTTTTTCCGTTTTTCTATACACTTGTTaaaagcctcggctgggatagCTTTGTGACTTTAACGAATGACATTTAGTGGCTTCAATGGACTAATGGCGCATTACCGGAAACGCATTTCTTagtttcgaaaacaaaaaagtcaCAGAGATCAAATCTACCGAGTACGGTGGTTCAGCGATGATTCTCGTTACGTATTTGAccaaaaagtcagtcacaatCATGTTTAGAATGTGGCGCCGCCTTGACGTGATAAAAACCCATGAATTTTCTGCCCACAAATCCGGTCGTTTCGAACGAATTGCTTCTGTAGATGACTCAAAATGGCTAAGTAGGCCGTTTGACCCTGTGGGACGAAGTCATGATGAACCACAATACAGTCATCAAAGAAAACGATAAGCATTATCTTGATTTTTGACCGACTTTGAGGTGATTTTTCGGTTTCTGCTTACTTTTGGAGCGTCATTCGCtaaattgttggacagtttcgacgtcatatttataaatccacgtctcgtcaccagtaatcaTTCTTTTGACAAATGTAGGGTCCTCAGATTCATtttcaagcatctcttttgcgagcTCTACTCGACGTGccttttgcaaaagattcataTCTTTTaatacgagtctagcattgatacgcttcatacccaaaccattaaccaaaatgttctGAGTCAACccataaaaaatgtggaaatactctgctatctctctgctGCTAACACGCCGATTTTCCGACAATGTTTCTCTAACTTTTTCGATCCTATCATCATTAGCAGAGGTGTATGAACGCCTCGCATGAGACAAGATTTTGATACTAAtatcacgaccttcactgaataatttgtgccactcaaatacttgtgttcatgATAAAGTCAACTGACTATTCCATAGCAGTGCTCTCAGTGCTTTGTTTGTCCACCTTGAATTTCGTGCTTTAAAGCTTCaaataatatatgttataccTGGCGCTATCTTCGATACTTCTCTTAAGTTTATGTCGCTACACAACTTTAGACGAAGAATGAACGATCTCACTAAACGCCTTAGTCTATAGAAACACTCTCTTTCAAGTGACATGGTAACTTGTAAACTTCAATATCTAACTACTTGATGATGAGACGCTAAAGTATTGATTTCGATGGAGCTCACTATTGACTTAACCTTAAATCCTGAGCCTATGCTAATGATCGATGATTTTTGTGTAATCAGTACTTCCCATCAATTAAATGTTTTAGCTTATTTTACCGAAACGATTTAGGCATCTTAGACTTCACAACGCAGACGATTATTCAATCTACATACAAACACTGAGCTCAGAAGCCTTAAGTGATTTATAGAGCTGATTTCAACGagtcaaaaaaatattctctaTAAATAGTGACATATTTTTTTGGTGTTGTTTTGAAGACAGTAACGGTAGTAAACTGTTAAGAAGACATCACTTCACCGCGTATAAGACATAACCACGTTCAGGTGTTTAATATGATATTGGTcttctttaaaattaaataataaataaattaaataaaaaaaaccatttgACCTGTAATAATCAATAAACTGAGGGCCTTGAGACTAAAAAGATCTTCATTATTACTTACTCGACAATAAATATTCGCCATTTCACTAATAAAATCGATACGTCATTGTATGCCTGAATTTATGCATTTTACAGTTCACACCACACTCTGCAAATACCACTCCATTGGCGCTGTCGCCAAAATGTGTTGCTTGTTGCCCATAATTTATGCACATATTTCATAATGATGAGACATTTTCAGAATGCGGATGAGCCTAACATAAATTTATGTGGCACTCAGATCACTTGCAAAATGTCGCATAATTTATGATGCAGACAGCAGTAATcgaagcaacaacagcaacaattggTGCCACAATTCATTTACCTAtgtgcaaatacatacaaacaaacacacatatcaGCTTGGCAGCGCGATTGTTGACTTGTTTCACCTAAATTTATGGTTGTTGCAATAAAAcagtgaaaacaacaaaaacaaaaacacatcgATAAGCAGCAACGTAAATTTTTATGTCACGAATAAAATTATGCAATGacagtgacaacaacaacaataacaagaaaattaGTTAAATCGTAAATTAATTGCAGTCGCATTTTGATGACACCGACAAGTTGCCGAGTGGGTGTACTCGCAtaagtatgcgtgtgtgtgtttgtttctAGTATGTCTTCAGTTGCGAGGGAGTAAGGACCTCCACTAatttcatttccattttatGGCCGCTTGTGTGACTGACATGCATCTGCAACATCAAAAGAAAGTGAAACTCACCTtctccgttgttgttgttggcagcgTGGCAACTAGCCGCGGTTTGCCGCACGTGGCACAACCATTTACGTTTACTTTTGTCGAGTGTTGTCTATGTACTGTTGTCAAATCACTCACATCAATCAGCCCATTAATgcgtaataacaacaaaaacaaaagtaaataagaAAAGTGACAGTGTTGCAAATGGGAAGGCTCATTTAAATGGTCTCATCATCAACTGCTACTGTTGTGACTAAAAAGAGCAACAAATAAGTCACGAGTTGACAGCGGCATCTTGGTTTCGAGTGTACACTGTGTTGAAAAAGTATTGGTAATGGTTGAAATAGAAACTTATATGAAACTCAGTTCGACATATATATTGATCTCAAAGCTAGTTACAcaatgtttaaaaatgtttgcaatttgATGgtatataccatctgatcaaatttgacccggactgacaaaaaacactcttttttcctttaaacacacatctttattatcgccttcaaaatagattATCTGCCCAATACAACCATGCTACgtcttaatccaattttccatacacttgttataagcctcgactGGAATGGCCTTCTGTGCCTTCAtcgaattttgttttctttttttttagtttcttttcatttttggaTAGCCATTCGCGAGTTTGTCAGATAGTTTCTAGATCATGTTCTAAATCCATAACTCTTTACCagtacgttgtcaagcatctcttttgcgacgtCTTTTTGCATAAGATTCTGTTCAACGAGTCTaccattgacacgcttcatacccaaaacattaaatgTGTTCAGTCGATCCATGAGATGTGTTGAGTTCCTTTGCTTATTAAACTCTTGCAATGTTATCATCATTGACTCTTTTTTTCATAGTACAAATCGGCAGACAAACATGTCGCCTTTTTAAACTCATCTCGCCTCTCAAACTTCACACttaaaaaaggttgtaccaatctggaaaaaaatgtttatatattcaGCTTGCGCGCGCAGTTCAAATGGATCAGTccaggtcaaatttgatcacatgatattccataatttttattgaaacctTTCTCCGACCATAGAGCAATAACTCAAACCTATAAGCATCAATTGAAAGAACCAAAATACTATCTAATTTAACAGAGGACACTGGATCAA encodes:
- the LOC106614105 gene encoding uncharacterized protein → MRSTAAAATNTKKPNPLQDDDLSELTKREILFWARKLKLSPSELFTLSKHELEYHLERAQQEDLYEEQRQNQYAKWEMLSEMKRFLLEEQHKERLRGGGTGATPNRRTIWDILCTAVSEIESMYAHRAAYTDSSADSSPYSDTGGSSSYATSTFEGFETPHVPNMCSTMYEMHPEDSQCTPPDFPSTFTATPISCGRSQQGNVRQSRPMNATYNMNTANATYNACATRNASRSPKRGGVPNATYNACAPHNVTYSMPLASNDIYRNACPARNTTYNVPSGANATYDVCRAQAANATYNVPSNAPNATYNVSRYAPNATYNVPRSAPNATYNIPSCPANTTYNVPRSAPNATYNIPSCPANTTYNVQRCAPNATYNVSRPTPNATFNVPRCALNATYNVPQARTATRAACPNATFNVSRGGNRTFNTTMPRGNVTFNVCPPPGGAGATPSFRPNPAMASTPKNCPRTGQPPYFRNYTDYWLTLSGLGIAEASQSVSYDMFSDNKSMVRAAARTYSIPHRSKSCPPIGRTNSPQFGYSSGDSIPCPRGAARAASPMRCSSPVQAIAAVNYGMSPVGRPTGDRSYGSPRRLCQRNTNNGFCDCAHRSRSVPPRCCL